A single genomic interval of Labrus mixtus chromosome 6, fLabMix1.1, whole genome shotgun sequence harbors:
- the synpo2la gene encoding synaptopodin 2-like protein encodes MVAEEVTITLSGGAPWGFRLQGGVEHQKPLQVAKVRKRSKACRAGLQEADELVSINEKPCATLSHAQAMDLIDSSPGLLHIKVKRVPAGFQSVVLVTRAPSPRIDKEYRAALRAMSPTHLHHAPVREIHRSRSSLTSGLTSPPGSEAYYGETDSDADVAGYERQRRQKRRSPSNSYPIKASGRASTEGGETSEMSGYDSAPDAHVYPNLLAGRGLDAVEGEGLPGVARREVIYQPPVPGMWSSQTSTETSSIISSADDQGPRDGGQEEDSGFLEPSNVPLVSPERAKEAMMLSSRSQLVPMVGPVNKPIDEELTTTYMEKAKQAKLNRGDTPQDKHVKEAKSRCRTIASLLTDAPNPHSKGVLMFKKRRQRSKKYTLTSFGSVDEDSCRDSQEEDGVFPGSESEFDEDGFSSVPDPTWDSDYLDMLEKRATAGTEGRGDGAEEAPSPGLSDTTGKGAQLFEQQRKRAAEHAKKVEAAQPQAPPQSQVQEQAQLYQLHTEMQTQMQPILQAPQMLSARPTAMQQEPSQTSGPVTAHGITNGDLSYSAVSTASMVMSPPPVAPKQPTGSVTVLTRPAPPAETPLPELPASNVLNRTARPFTPGFISIRAATAPVTFRPTVTKTNQRPASAAVMPPPFSMASELSSNATSFTSQIPPVPPSVFSKPSSVPQGPFAQTPESYVSFHPPAVSTSVEKIQPSPPITTVHQAPFVTVPTGPMPSFLQAPQPLMAPAPVPLVPYIPGSANIVAPVPQPQIPPPLQFSTAPTATVSVVSQPEAVAQTPVPGQTGKTGILLEARRRAGKPKPMFNVPEVTKKSPNPELLCMVQNLDDRFTRHKCGQPQSENIYDDVEEDRSGEASMGRAPPPVAPKPRVIHEAPQFLQAGGKGAQLFARRQNRMGMYVVEAPPETPYQQELAMHGVGQPLDSSSNTFIPSQWKYSPNVRAPPPIGYNPLLAPSIPTGPQRDTTKPDGRGIGGSQREGIKALDFMRRQPYQLNSAMFNYGGSVANLSTMPSYQAQRQQQGDYTMVGSSLTPPKQIPIKTARVFEVKRFSTPTPMSAPTLNPKVIAPRSATTLGERLTYSGMTSPPSSDPTSTPAPFLPTARLNAPTPVSPPSHLAALPSLPKFSNPLIPNPVPPTVPKPYTPVSYTSGLQTAKQFQSAPELSILASLPPLRSDPVQAPKPRFVATKGGVQPHVWRPGAL; translated from the exons ATGGTTGCAGAGGAAGTGACAATTACATTGTCCGGTGGAGCACCATGGGGCTTTCGTCTTCAGGGAGGTGTGGAACATCAGAAACCACTCCAGGTGGCTAAG GTACGTAAGCGCAGCAAGGCGTGCCGGGCTGGGTTACAGGAAGCTGATGAGCTCGTGTCCATTAATGAAAAACCATGTGCAACGCTATCCCATGCCCAGGCCATGGACCTCATCGACAGCTCCCCTGGGTTATTACACATCAAGGTCAAAAG GGTGCCGGCCGGTTTTCAGTCAGTGGTACTCGTGACCCGTGCCCCATCTCCACGTATAGACAAAGAGTATCGGGCGGCTCTGCGAGCAATGTCACCAACCCATCTCCACCATGCACCTGTCCGTGAGATCCACCGTAGCCGCTCCTCTTTAACCAGTGGATTGACATCTCCTCCTGGTAGTGAGGCTTACTATggtgagacagacagtgatGCCGATGTGGCCGGCTATGAGCGGCAGCGCCGGCAGAAACGCCGTAGTCCCAGCAACTCCTACCCTATAAAAGCATCTGGACGAGCCTCTACTGAAGGCGGGGAGACGTCAGAGATGAGTGGCTATGACAGTGCTCCTGATGCACACGTTTACCCAAATTTGTTGGCTGGACGAGGGCTTGATGCAGTTGAAGGAGAAGGGCTGCCAGGGGTGGCAAGAAGGGAGGTGATTTACCAACCTCCTGTTCCAGGAATGTGGTCCTCCCAGACATCAACTGAGACCTCCTCCATCATTTCCTCAGCAGATGACCAAGGGCCACGAGACGGAGGACAAGAAGAGGATAGTGGCTTTCTAGAACCCTCCAACGTGCCACTGGTATCCCCTGAGAGGGCCAAGGAGGCCATGATGCTAAGTTCCCGCAGCCAGCTGGTTCCCATGGTTGGTCCTGTGAATAAACCTATTGACGAAGAGCTAACTACAACCTACATGGAAAAGGCCAAGCAAGCCA AACTGAACCGAGGGGATACACCACAAGACAAGCATGTAAAGGAAGCCAAAAGCAGGTGTCGAACAATCGCATCTTTACTGACTGATGCTCCTAACCCTCACTCCAAGGGGGTTCTGATGTTCAAGAAGAGGCGGCAGCGCTCCAAGAAGTACACCCTCACCAGCTTTGGCAGTGTGGATGAGGATAGTTGTCGTGATTCACAAGAGGAAGATGGAGTATTCCCTGGCAGTGAATCAGAGTTTGATGAGGATGGCTTCTCATCAGTTCCTGACCCGACATGGGATAGTGACTATTTGGATATGCTGGAGAAGAGGGCAACCGCAGGCACTGAAGGTCGTGGAGATGGGGCAGAGGAAGCTCCAAGTCCAGGTTTGAGTGACACCACAGGCAAGGGTGCTCAATTGTTCGAGCAGCAGAGAAAGAGGGCTGCTGAGCATGCCAAGAAGGTAGAGGCAGCACAACCTCAGGCTCCTCCACAGTCTCAAGTCCAAGAGCAGGCTCAATTATATCAATTACATACAGAGATGCAAACGCAGATGCAACCAATCCTCCAGGCACCACAAATGTTATCGGCCAGACCTACAGCAATGCAGCAAGAACCGTCTCAGACTTCTGGCCCAGTTACAGCCCATGGAATAACTAATGGCGACCTTTCCTACTCTGCAGTTAGTACTGCTAGCATGGTGATGTCACCTCCACCTGTGGCACCCAAACAACCCACTGGCTCAGTTACTGTTCTGACCAGACCTGCACCACCAGCTGAAACACCATTACCAGAACTACCTGCAAGTAATGTCCTCAACAGAACAGCGCGTCCTTTCACTCCTGGCTTTATCAGCATTAGAGCTGCAACTGCCCCTGTAACGTTCCGACCAACTGTAACAAAGACAAACCAGCGTCCAGCCTCAGCAGCTGTTATGCCACCACCTTTCTCCATGGCCTCTGAACTGTCTTCTAATGCAACATCATTTACATCACAGATACCCCCTGTTCCTCCATCAGTGTTCTCTAAACCATCCTCTGTACCTCAAGGTCCCTTTGCCCAAACACCAGAAAGTTATGTTTCCTTTCACCCTCCAGCCGTCTCTACCTCTGTAGAGAAAATTCAGCCATCACCACCAATAACTACAGTTCATCAGGCTCCATTCGTAACTGTTCCTACAGGGCCTATGCCTTCATTTCTACAGGCTCCCCAACCACTGATGGCTCCAGCCCCTGTTCCTCTTGTACCCTATATTCCTGGTTCAGCCAACATAGTTGCCCCAGTGCCTCAACCTCAAATACCACCTCCACTTCAGTTTTCAACAGCTCCTACAGCTACAGTGTCAGTTGTGTCCCAGCCAGAAGCAGTAGCTCAAACCCCTGTTCCTGGTCAGACAGGTAAAACAGGAATCTTACTTGAGGCTCGGCGGCGTGCTGGGAAACCCAAACCAATGTTTAATGTGCCAGAAGTCACAAAAAAGTCCCCCAATCCTGAGCTACTATGTATGGTGCAGAACCTTGATGACAGGTTCACCCGACACAAATGTGGCCAACCACAGTCTGAGAATATCTATGATGATGTAGAGGAGGACAGAAGTGGTGAGGCTAGCATGGGAAGGGCACCTCCTCCGGTTGCACCCAAGCCTCGGGTCATCCACGAGGCCCCACAGTTTCTTCAAGCAGGTGGAAAAGGTGCCCAACTGTTTGCCCGCAGGCAGAATCGCATGGGTATGTATGTAGTGGAGGCCCCACCTGAGACCCCTTACCAGCAGGAACTAGCAATGCACGGTGTAGGCCAGCCCCTTGACTCCTCCTCAAATACTTTCATTCCCTCTCAGTGGAAATACTCCCCTAATGTCCGTGCCCCCCCACCCATTGGGTACAACCCACTCCTGGCCCCCTCCATCCCTACAGGGCCTCAGAGGGATACTACCAAGCCTGATGGCAGGGGTATAGGAGGCTCCCAACGAGAGGGCATCAAAGCTCTGGATTTCATGAGAAGGCAGCCCTACCAGCTCAACTCTGCAATGTTCAACTATGGAGGAAGTGTTGCTAATTTATCAACCATGCCCTCTTACCAGGCCCAGAGGCAGCAGCAGGGGGATTACACAATGGTGGGCAGTTCATTAACCCCACCTAAGCAGATCCCAATCAAAACAGCTCGTGTCTTTGAGGTTAAGCGATTCTCAACACCCACACCTATGTCAGCTCCTACTCTGAATCCCAAGGTCATTGCACCCCGCTCAGCCACTACCCTTGGAGAACGTCTGACCTATTCTGGCATGACATCCCCTCCATCTTCTGATCCCACTTCAACCCCAGCCCCTTTTTTGCCAACAGCACGACTCAATGCCCCAACTCCAGTATCACCTCCTTCCCATCTAGCTGCACTGCCCAGTCTCCCCAAATTTTCTAACCCCCTTATTCCAAATCCTGTTCCCCCTACAGTCCCTAAACCTTACACTCCAGTATCATACACCAGTGGGCTTCAGACAGCCAAGCAGTTCCAGAGTGCTCCTGAACTTAGTATCCTTGCTTCTTTGCCCCCACTCCGATCCGACCCAGTTCAGGCTCCCAAACCACGTTTTGTTGCCACCAAGGGAGGTGTCCAGCCCCATGTTTGGAGACCCGGCGCACTATAG